From the Achromobacter xylosoxidans A8 genome, the window CCCGCCGGAACGGACACTTCCCGATGCCGGCGCGTGCAGAAAAACCACTCGGAGCAAATGGAGCATTCATGTCCTACCAACATATCAAGGTTCCCGCTGGCGGCCAGAAGATCACGGTCAATGCTGATTTCTCGCTGAATGTGCCCGATCAGCCCATCGTCCCCTACATCGAAGGCGACGGCACGGGCGCCGACATCACCCCGGTGATGATCAAGGTCGTCGACGCGGCGGTGCAGAAGGCCTATGGCGGCAAACGCAAGATCCACTGGATGGAAGTCTATGCCGGCGAGAAGGCCACCAAGGTCTACGGCCCGGACGTGTGGCTGCCCGATGAGACCCTGGAAGTCGTCAAGGATTACGTGGTGTCCATCAAGGGTCCGCTGACCACGCCCGTGGGCGGCGGCATCCGTTCGCTCAACGTGGCCCTGCGCCAGCAGCTGGACCTGTACGTCTGCCTGCGTCCGGTGGCGTACTTCAAGGGCGTGCCTTCGCCGGTGCGCGAGCCCGAAAAGACCAACATGGTGATCTTCCGCGAGAACTCGGAAGACATCTACGCCGGCATTGAATACATGGCCGAAAGCGAGCAGGCCAAGGAACTGATCCAGTTCCTGCAGACCAAGCTCGGCGTGAAGAAGATCCGCTTCCCGAACACCTCGTCCATCGGCATCAAGCCGGTGTCGCGCGAAGGCACCGAGCGCCTGGTGCGCAAGGCCGCGCAGTACGTCATCGACAATGACCGCACGTCGCTGACCCTGGTGCACAAGGGCAACATCATGAAGTTCACGGAAGGCGGCTTCCGCGACTGGGGCTACGCGCTGCTGCAGAAGGAATTCGGCGCCACACTGATCGATGGCGGCCCGTGGTGCAAGTTCAAGAACCCGAAGACGGGCCGCGAGATCATCGTCAAGGACGTGATCGCCGACGCCTTCTTGCAGCAGATCCTGCTGCGCCCGGCCGAGTATGACGTAATCGCCACCCTGAACCTGAACGGCGACTACATCTCCGACGCGCTCGCCGCGCAAGTAGGCGGCATCGGCATCGCCCCGGGCGCCAACCTGTCCGACTCGGTCGCCATGTTCGAAGCCACCCACGGCACCGCGCCGAAGTACGCCGGCAAGGACTACGTGAACCCCGGTTCCGAAATCCTGTCGGCCGAAATGATGCTGCGCCACATGGGCTGGACCGAAGCCGCCGACCTGATCATCTCCAGCATGGAGAAATCCATCCTGTCCAAGAAGGTCACGTACGACTTCGCCCGCTTGCTCGAAGGTGCGACTCAGGTGTCGTGCTCGGGCTTTGGCCAGGTGATGATCGATAATATGTAATTGGCGGCTTGCCGCCAGTACTTTCCTTGAACCCGCCCGCCGTCAAGGCGGGCGGGTTTTGTGTAACTAGCCAAACGGCATGATGCATGCCGCATTAGTCTTTCTCAGGTTGAGTGTTGTGCCCCGACAGTATGTTTCCTTAGCCATGTGGCTGACGTTATTGGTTCCTGCTCTGGCTTTGACCAGTGCCACGGGAGGTCCGGCGATTATCTATTCGGCAGGTTTGATTGCACTGATCGCGCTGACCGTCAATGTGATCAAGCGTTACGAGCCCATGGATTTCCGCGCCATATGGCCCATGGCGCTGGCATTGTTGTTGCCCTTGGCCTGTCTATTTATTACGTCCTTCGCGCGAGGGGTCTGGAGCGGCTCCGAATTGGAGAAAACGCTTCGGTTTGCCCTGGCGGTGCCGGTACTCTGGTTATTGCTCAGAGCGCCGCAAGAATGGTTGAAGCAGATCCAGTGGAGCATCCTGGCCGGTGCGCTGGCGGGGGCGGGAATTCTGATAGTGACCATGGCGTTCTGGGACAGAGGCGCAGTGGTCGATATCGGCGGCCGTTACAACGCCGTCGCCTTCGCCAACATGACCCTGCTGTTCGGCTCGATGTCCTTGTTGTCGATTGGTTGGGGCGCCACGACGCGCTGGCCGCGTGCGGAAAATGGGCTCAAGGTGCTGGCTTTCGCTTTGAGTGTATGGGCTACCTGGTTGTCGCAAACCCGTAGTAGCTGGATGCTTCTTCCCATACTGGCCCTGGTGTTCTTGCTGGGACTGCATGGCTGGAGCCGGCGCCACAAGGTGTATTGCACTGTTGCGCTCAGCGTGGTTCTGGCCGTTAGCGCAGTCGGAATCTGGAACTTCAGCAGTCGCATGAAAGAGGTCGTGACGGATTTGCAGAGCTTCTCTACGTCGGGCGACCGCGATACCTCGTTTGGCATCCGCCTGCAACTCTGGCATGCATCCGTCCTCATGTTCCAAAAAAGCCCTGTCGTAGGCGTGGGTCCGAGCAATTTCCGCGGTGAATTGTTGGAACTGGAAAAGCAAGGCGTGGTGTCGCGCGAGGTCGTCGAGGGTTATGGCGAACCCCACAACGACCTGCTCGCCGCCCTGTCCGGATACGGGCTGTTGGGCCTGTTGAGCATACTCGCGCTGTATTTGGTGCCGGCCTACATTTTTCTGCGCCGCCTGGCCAGCGATGATCGTGTCATACGCGTCGGCGCGCAAATGGGCTTGCTGTTCTGCCTGGGCTATTGCGCATTCAGCCTGACTGAAATGATGTTCCGAAATATGCGCAGCGTACCGACGTATTCCTTGATCGTGGTGGCCCTGATCGCGCTGACCACGCCGCGCTCCGCAGGCGCCCCCCGGGCGCCGGCCTAGGAAAGCGCTGTACGAAAAGCGGAATGAACCGCCACTACAAAAAAACGCAAGGCAAGCGCGCCTTGCGTTTTTTTTATGGGCCTTGCGCTAGATCAATCAATCCGTGCAGCCCTGGCGAAAACCCTGATGCTGTCCCTTATTCTGACGAAATAACTACATAAATCGTCACATTCAGCCTTGATTGGTTTCATGACCGGATGAACAGGATAAGAGGACTATGAAAAATTCCAGCTTGCGCAGGGAGCTGCTGTGGTTCGTGTTCGCGATCGGCGTGGCCGTACTGGCTTTGGGCGGCTGGGACGCCTGGGAGCGCCGCGCCGAGATGGTGGCCGAGCGCAAGACCGAATTGCGCCACGTCCTCGATCTGGCATCCAGCATCGTGCGCAACGGCAAGCAAAGCGTGCGCGAGGGCATGCCTCTGGATGAGGCCCAGCGCAATGTGACGCGACGGCTGGCGCAACTGCGCTATGGCGAGGACGGTTACGTGGGCGCCTTCGGCGACGGCTACGACCTGCTGGTGCACCCCGATCCCAAGCTGGTCGGTACCAATGTCCGGTCCGTCAAGGACAGCGCAGGGCAGCCGATCTTTGAAAACCTCTACGCCCAGGGCAAGGCCGGCGGCGGCTATACGCGCTACCAATTCCCGCGGCCGGGAACGGAACAGGCGCTGCCCAAGATCAGTTACGCCGCCTACGACGCCGACTGGGGCTGGCTGTTGTTCACAGGCCTGTACGTGGATGACGTCGATCAGGCGTTCTATGCCACCTTGTGGCGGCAGGGCGGCGTGACGCTTGGCCTCTTGGTGCTGCTGTTGGCGGCGGCGTTGCGCTTTTTCCGCTCGCACGTCCTTCGTCCGCTGGACCAGGCCGTCGCGGTATGCGAACGCGTGGCCAATGGCGATCTGTCCGGCAGCGTGCCGCGCAACCAGCGCGGCGAGATCGGCCGCCTGTTCGACGCCCTGGCGCGGATGCAGGAACGCCTGGACGGGGCGGTGCGCAGCATCGTGCATTCCACCACCTCGATCGCCGCGGCCTCGCGGCAGATCGCGGCGGGCAGCATGGACCTGTCGGACCGTACCGAGAAACAGGCCGCCGCGTTGGAGCAGACCGCCGCCAGCGTGGAGCAGATTACCGCGACCGCGCAGCAGAGCGCGCAACACGTGCGCGAGGTCAGCGCGCTGGCCGGCCAGGCAGCGCAACTGGCCCGGCAGGGCAGTGATGAAACGCAGCATGCCATCGACGCCATGCGCGAGATTTCACATAGCTCGCAGCGCATCGACGAGATCATCCGGCTGATCGACGAGATCGCGTTCCAGACCAACATCCTGGCGCTGAACGCCGCCGTGGAAGCCGCAAGGGCCGGAGAGCAGGGCCGAGGCTTCGCGGTGGTGGCGGGCGAGGTGCGCGCGCTGGCTCAGCGCTCGGCCACCGCCGCCAAGGAAATCAAGACGCTGATCGAAGCGTCGGCGGATTCGGTGGCGCGTGGCAGCCAGCGCGTGGAGCAGGCCAGCGCGACGATGGGCAACGTGCTGGAGTCGGCCGCCACCAGCGCGCCGCTGATGGGTGAGATCGCCACGGCCTCGGCCGAGCAGAGCGTGGGTATCGAGCAGATCAACCAGGCCGTGACGCATCTGGACGGCGTGACGCAGCAGAACGCCGCGCTGGTGGAAGAGTTCGCCGCGTCGGCTGCGGCCCTGCGCGACCAGGCGGGCGAACTGGCGAACGCGGTGTCCGTCTTCAGGCTGTCTGCAGCCGGCTAGGCGAGCCCTGCACCGCGCTCATGGCCCGTTGCAGGCGTTGTCCAAGCTCGCGGCTGGCGCTGGTCATGGGCATGCGCAGCTCGTCGGCGATCAGCCCCTGCAGGGCCAGGGCGCGTTTGATCGGCGCGGGATTGGGTTCGGCAAACAGCAGTCGGATCAGGCCGCGCAGCGGCTCGAACAGTTCGCGCGCGGCTTCCGCGTGGCCGTCGCGGGCCAGCTGCATGACCTCGACATAGCGCTCGGGATAGATATGCGCGGCCGCCGGGATGGCGCCGCGGCCGCCGGCCAGGAAGTGGTCCAGCAGCGCGATGTCGTCGCCGCATAGCGGGGCCAGCGCGCTGCGCCGGTTCAGCGCCGACAGCACCGAGGGATTGCATTCCTTGACGGCGCTGAAGTTGGGTAGCGCGGCCAGCGCCTCCATGGTTTCGACCGTCATCGTCACCCCGGCGCGCTTGGGGATGTTGTACAGAATGATGGGCCGTTCCGTGGCCCAGGCGATCTGACGATAGTGCCACAGTATGCCGGCCTGCGACGGTCCCAGGTAGTAGGGCGGCGGCACCAGATACCCGGCCGGCCGATACTTGTCCAGGCGCCGGATCGCGGTTGCCACGCCGCGCGTGTCGACGCCGCCCGCGCCGAACACTAGCGGCAAGGCGTGCGGATCGCTGGATATGGCTTCTATCATGCCGATCTTTTCCGGCATGCTGAGCAGATTGCCTTCGCCGGTGGATCCGAACAGCACCAGGCCGGCGATGCCCGCGTTGCGGTAGTAGCGGGCCAGCGCCTGGGCGGCGTCCAGGTCCACATAGCCGCCGCGCATCGGCGTGACCATGGGTAGCCAGAGGCCCTCGAATGCGGTCTTGCGTGGCATGTCCATGGCTTATTGCACCGTCATCGCAGGGGCCGGACGCACCGCGCCGAACTCGGCGCGAGGCAGGCCGGACATCACTGCGTGCATCAAGGCATCCAGCTGTCCGCGTTCGCATTGCAGCTGCAGCACGCTTTGCGCATGGGCGTGATCCACCGACAGCACGTAGACGCCGATGCGATCGTCCAGCGCGCGGTGCAGCGCCAGCCGCACGTTCAGCGCGTCCAGCGTGTCTATCCTGATGGTCAGCGCGACCAGGTCGGCACGGGTTTGCGCGCGCTGCGCGGGCAGGATGCCGGGCATGGGGGAAGGGCGGGCTTGCAGTCGGGGGATCATGGCGGGGGAGCGGGGCGGAGACGCCGCTTGCGGCATTCCGGGGATCCGGTTGGTTGATGACGGTTCCACTATAGGAAGCGCGCCATAAATCCCGCCGATAAAAGCGGACGCGGCGCGTAAAAAACGCGTCAACGTCCGGTTGCGGTCAGAAAGTCTTGGTCAGTGACAGCAGGCCCGTCGCCCGACCCATGTCGCGGCCGCGGGTATTGGTGTAGACGGCGCGGTCGGCATTGGTGTCCAGATAGGCCAGCGATACCGACAGGCCTTGGCCGAAGTCCTTCGTCAGCCCCAGTTTCCAGTCCGTGTAGTTGGCGTGGTCGACGTTGCGCACCAGTTGCCGGCCGAGGTGGGCGTTGAGCGTCAGGCCCCACACGCCCGTATCGAAGTTGCCGGACAGGTCGAAGTACTGGCTGTGCTTGCTGTCCGCGAAACCGAACAGATTGGTCATGGCGATGGAGTACTTGAACATCAGAGGTCCATAGCCGATGCCAGCGTACAGCTCGGTGGTGTCAGGGCTGGTGTAGCCCGACGGATAGTCGCCGGGGTAGTAGTACTGCAGGACGCCCAGGTCTACCGGTACGTCCTGCGCGAGGTTGCCCTTGTAGCCGCCGTAGAAGTCCATTTCGACGGGGGCGGAGACTTCGCTGTTGCTGTCGTTGAGCCAGCTGATGCTGGAGTTCCAGTTGCCCAGGTAGAAGCCGCTGGAATGAACCAGATCGAATCCGCCCTGGATGGCCGGCTTGTTATTGCTTTGCATCAGGCCGCGGTAGCGGTACTGGCTGGCCAACGTGAGATTGGCCGTCAGCGTGAAATCGGAAGCAGACGGCGCTGGATCCGTGGGCACGTCGGCGGCCAGCGCGTTGCCGGCATGAGCGGCGGACAGGGTCAGCAGCGCGAACGCGGCCAGGGTGTGGCGGGGCATGGGAGGGCTCCTGGTGTTGGATGGGATCGCAACAATAGGAGGAACGGCATAAAGGCCGAGACAAGACTTGCGGGCTGCGCGTAAACGCGGCGTCAATGCGCGTCCGCGGCGCGCGGCTCAGCCCGCGAAGCGATAGCCCACGCCGATCTCGGTCAGCAGGTAGACGGGCTGGGCCGGGTCGGCTTCCAGCTTCTGGCGCAGATGGCCCATGTAGATGCGCAGGTAATGGTTGCTCTCGACGTGCGACGGCCCCCACACTTCGCGCAGCAGTTCGCGGTGCGTCATGACCTTGCCGCGATGCGCCAGCAGCGCCGCCAGCAGCCGGTACTCCATCGCGGTCAGGTGCACGTGCAGGCCGCCGCGCTCGACCACGCGCTTGGCGAAGTCCACGCGCACGTCGCCGAAGCTGATTTCGGATGCGTTGCCGGCGCCGCCCCTGGCGTGCCGCCGCAGCAGCACGCGCAGGCGCGCCAGCAATTCGCTGACGCCGAAAGGCTTGGTCAGGTAATCGTCCGCCCCTGCATCCAGCGCGGCGACCTTGTCGGCCTCGGCGCTGCGCGCGGACAGCACCAGCACCGGTACTTCGGTCCAGCCGCGCAGCTCGCGGATCAGGGTCATGCCGTCCTCGTCCGGCAGGCCCAGGTCCAGCACCACCGCGTCGGGCTGTCGGGTGCCGGCCTCGATCAAGCCGCGCTTGACGGTATCGGCCTCGTGCACGGCGCAGCCCTCGCTTTCCAGGGCCTGGCGCACGAAGCGCCGGATGTTGGCGTCGTCTTCAATGATCAGGACGGTAGGCTGGTAATCGAACATGCGTGGCGGCGTTCAAGGGGTTTCGGATTGGATCGGGGGCGGCGTGCCCAGGGGTAGGGTGAAGACGAACTGCGCGCCGGATTCCTGGCCAGGCGCATGCTCGACCCAGATTTTCCCATGGTGGGCGGCGATGATGGCTTCGCATACGGCCAGGCCCAGGCCGACGCCCGGCGTGGCGGACTCGCGATCGCCGCGCGTGAATTTCTCGAAGATGCGGCGTTCCGCGCCCGGCGGCACGCCCGGTCCGTTGTCGCTGACGGCCACTCGCAGTTCGCCTTCGTGCACGTCCGCATGCACGCGCAGGGTGCTGCCGGCGGGCGTGTACTTGGCCGCGTTCTCCAGCAGATTGCACAGCACGCGCTCGATCAGCACGCCGTCGCATTCCACCAGCGGCAGCTGCGACAGGCTGTCCACGGCGACGCGGTGCGCGGCCAGCGGTTCGCGCATGGCGGCAAGCGAGGCGCCGACCAGTTCTTCGATGGATTGCCATTCCAGGCGCAGCGGCGTGTCGCGGTTCTGCAGCCGCGCCATATCCAGCAGGTTGACGACCAGCGCATGCATGCGCTGGGCCTGGTCGCGCATGGCGCGGATGGTGTCGTGGATGCCGGGCGGCAATGCCGCCTGCTGGCGCATCAGCGTGTCCGTCATGCCGACCAGGCTGGTCAGCGGGGTGCGCAGATCGTGCGATACCGCCGCCAGCAGCGAGTTGCGCAGCTTCTCGGATTCCATGCTGACCAGCGCCTGCTGCGCCACTTCCACGTAGTGCAGCCGCTCCAGCGCGATGGCGATGAGGGTGGCGTAGGCTTCGATCTGGCGGCGCGAGTCGGGATTCGAGAACAGGCTGCGGCGCGGGGCCGCCAGCGCCAGCACGCCGCGCGTGCGCATGGGCGCTTTCAGCGGCAGGTACAGCAGCTCGCTGTTGGACAGGGTGGCGGTGCCTGCGCCCGCAGGCTGCCCGTGGTCGTAGACCCATTGGGCCAGCGCCGATTCCAGCGGCGGCATGTCGTCCGCGGCGGGAGACGCCAGCTTCAGCCTGTCGTCCATGCCCAGGATGTACAGCGCGCAGCGCGAGCCGAAGGTGGCATGCACGAAGGCCCCGGCCAGAGTGACGATCTGCTCAGGCAGCAGCGCGGACGACAGTTCGCGCGCGAATTCGTAGAGGCTGCGCGCATCGGCTTCGCGCTTGACCGAGGCTTGCGCCTGCAGCCGCAGGCCGGCTGTGAGCTGGCCGATCAGCAGGCCCACGGACAGCAGCACGCCGAAGGTCAGCAGGTACTGCACGTCCGACACGGCGAACGACGCCAGCGGTTGCACGAAGAAGAAATCGAACAGCCCGACGCTGATGACCGAGGCTAGCGCGGCTGGCCCGCGCCCGTGGCGCAGCGCCACGGCCACCACCGCCAGCAGGAACAGCATGACGATATTGGTCTGGTGCAGGGCCGGGAAGGCCAGCGCGGACAGCGCCGTGGCGGCGGCGCAGTAGCACAGCGCCCAGGCATAGCCCGCCAGCGGCCGCGGATTGCGCTCGTCGGCGCCCAGGCGCGCCCGCTGGCCCAGCGTGAGCGGGTCGCGTCCGGGCGCTGCGGCGGCGGGCAGGGGCGGCGCGCCCAGGCGGATGATGTCGATCTCTGGGCAGCCCGCGGCCAGCATGTCGGCGAAGCTGTGGCGGCGCCACAGCCAGCCCGGTGAGATGGCTGCGGTCAGCACCGCGGACAGCGACAGGCGCAGGCGCTGCAGGCCGCTGGCGCGGGTCCGGCCGATGATGGCCTTGGTAATGTTGTGGCGGCGCACGTAGCGCACCACGGCGTCGACCATGTCGCCGCCGGCCAGGGTTTCGCTGCGCGCGCCCAGCGCATCGGCCAGGGCCAGGCTGCGCTGGATGCGTTCCTGTTCGGCCTGGGGCGGCGGCGCCGCGCGCGGCGTGTCGATGGTGACCACATGCAGATCGCATTCCAGTTGCTGGCTCAGGCGGTGCGCACTGCGGATGACGTACTCGGCGTCCACGTCCGGGCCGATGCAGGCGACCACGGCCTCGCGCGTGCGCCACACGGGCTCGATGGCGCGGTCGCGGCGATAGGCCTGGACGTCGTCGTCGACATGGTCGGCGGTGCGGCGCAGCGCCAGCTCGCGCAGCGCGATCAGGTTGCCCTTGCGGAAGAAATTGCGGGTGGCGTGGCGGGCCTGCTCGGGCAGGTAGACCTTGCCTTCCTTCAAGCGGCGCAGCAGCTCATCGGCCGACAGATCCACCAGAATGACTTCGTCGGCCGCGTCGAAGACCTCGTCGGGTACGGTCTCCCAGACGCGCACGCCAGTGATGCTGCCTACCGCTTCGTTCAGACTGTCCAGGTGCTGCACGTTCAGCGTGGTCCAGACGTCGATGCCGGCGGCCAGCAGTTCCTGGATGTCCTGCCAGCGCTTGGCGTGGCGCGAACCGGGCGCGTTCGAGTGGGCCAGCTCGTCCACCAGCACCAGGTCCGGGTGGCGGGCCAGCGCGCCGTCCAGGTCGAATTCCTTCAGCACGTGGCTGCGGTACGGCACGTCCTGCAGCGGCAGGACGGGCAGGCCCTCCAGCAGTGTGGCGGTTTCGCGCCGGCCGTGGGTTTCGACGATGCCGGCCAGCACCTCGACGCCCTGGGCGGCCTGCGCGCGGGCCGCCACCAGCATGGCGTAGGTCTTGCCCACGCCGGCTGAAGACCCGAAGTAGACGCGCAGCTTGCCGCGCACCGCCTGGCGCGCGGCGTCGTCCAGGGTCTTCAAGAGCGCGTCGGGATCGGGACGCTCGCCAGCGATATCAGCCATGAACGCGCAATAGGTGGGAGGGAACGGCTGGCAATACTATACGCCGCGGCATCAGCGCGCCGGTCGCAGTTGGTCCAGCGCCAGGTTCAGCGTCAGCACGTTGACCGCGGCGTCGCCCAGCACGCCCAGCCAGGGCCTTTCGGTATGGGCCTGGATCAGGGCGTCGACCTGCGCGCGCGGCAGGTTGCGGGCGCGCGCGACGCGCTCCGCCTGATAAGCCGCGGCAGCCGGGCTGATGTGCGGATCCAGCCCGCTGCCGGAGGCGGTGACCAGGTCCACCGGCACGGGCACGGGGTTGGCGGGATCGGCCGCCTTCAGCGCGGCGATGCGGGCCTGGATGGCGTCGGCCAGCGCCGGATTGCGCGGCCCCAGGTTCGAACCGCCGGAGCCGGCGCCGTTGTACGGCATGGGCGCGGTGGCGGACGGACGGCCCCAGAAGTAGCCGGGCGAACTGAACGACTGGCCGATCAGTTCGGAGCCCACGACGCGTTCGCCCTGCTTGATCAGCGAGCCGGCCGCTTCGTGGGGGAATACGGCGGCGGCGATGCCCGTGGTCAGGAAGGGGTAGGCCAGGCCGGTCACCAGCGACAGCGCGGCGAAGACGACCAGCGCCGGGCGCAGGATGCCGCCTTGGCGCGGCAGGGTAGCGAAATTTTTCATGATGAGTTCCTTGCAGTGTGGGGCTCAGGCCCAGCCCAGGGCGGCCAGCACCATGTCGACCAGCTTGATGCCGGCAAACGGCACCAGCAGGCCGCCCAGGCCATAGATCAGCAGATTGCGGCGCAACAGCACGGCCGCGCCCAGCGCCCGGTAGCGCACGCCCTTGAGCGCCAGCGGGATCAGCACCACGATGATCAGCGCGTTGAAGATCACGGCCGACAGGATGGCCGAGGCCGGCGTGGCCAGGCCCATGATGTTGAGCACGTTGAGCTGCGGATAGACGGTGGCGAAGGCGGCCGGAATGATGGCGAAATACTTGGCCACGTCGTTGGCCACGCTGAAGGTCGTCAGCGCGCCGCGGGTCATCAGCATCTGCTTGCCGATTTCGACGATCTCGATCAGCTTGGTGGGGTTGGAATCCAGATCCACCATATTGCCCGCCTCCTTGGCGGCCTGGGTGCCCGAGTTCATCGCCACCGCGACGTCGGCTTGCGCCAGCGCGGGCGCATCGTTGGTGCCGTCGCCCGTCATGGCAACCAGCCGGCCTTCGGCCTGATAGGCGCGGATCAGCTTGAGCTTGGCCTCGGGCGTGGCTTCGGCCAGGAAATCGTCCACGCCGGCCTCGGCGGCGATGGAGGCGGCCGTGAGCTTGTTGTCGCCCGTGATCATCACGGTCTTGATGCCCATGCGGCGCAGTTCCGCGAAGCGCGACTGGATGTCCGGCTTGACGATGTCTTTCAGTTCGACCACGCCGAGCGCGCGGTTGCCGTCGCTGACCATCAGCGGCGTGCTGCCGCGGCGCGCCACGTCTTCGGCCAGGCGCAGGGCCTGCTCCGGCACCGTCGCGTCTTGCGCGGCCAGCCAGGCCTGCACGGCGTCGACCGCGCCCTTGCGGATCATGCGGCCGTTCAGGTTCACGCCGCTCATGCGCGACTGCGCGGTGAAGGGCACGAACTCGGCGTGCGCCATGGCCGGAGCCGGGGCGTGGATGGACTTGTCGGCCAGTGCGACGATGCTGCGGCCTTCCGGCGTTTCGTCGGCCAGCGAGGCCAGGCGCGCGGCATCGGCCAGTTCGCGCGCGGACACGCCGGGCGCCGGCAGGAAGGTCGAAGCCTGGCGGTTGCCGAAGGTGATGGTGCCGGTCTTGTCGAGCAACAGCACGTCCACGTCGCCCGCGGCTTCGACCGCGCGGCCCGAGGTGGCGATGACGTTGGCGCCCATCATGCGGCTCATGCCCGCCACGCCGATGGCTGACAGCAGGCCGCCGATGGTGGTGGGAATCAGGCAGACCAGCAGCGCGACCAGCACCGTCACCGTGACGGCGGAGCCGCCACCGGCGGCGTTGACCGCGTAGATCGAGAACGGCATCAGGGTCACGACCACCAGCAGGAACACCACGGTCAGGCCGACCAGCAGGATGGTGAGGGCCAGTTCGTTCGGCGTCTTCTGGCGCTTGGCGCCTTCGACCATGGAAATCATGCGATCCAGGAAGCTCTCGCCCGGATCGGCGGCGATACGCACGAAGATCCAGTCCGACAGCACGCGGGTGCCGCCAGTGACCGACGAGAAGTCGCCGCCGGATTCGCGGATCACGGGCGCGGATTCGCCGGTGATGGCGCTTTCATCCACCGATGCCACGCCGGCGATGACCTGGCCGTCGCCGGGGATGGTTTCGCCCGCTTCGACCAGCACCACGTCGCCCCGGCGCAGCAGGCCCGAGGGCTGGCTGACGGTTCGGCTACGCCACTCGCCCGGCTGCGCCGTGCTGGCGTCGACGTCGCGAAAGCCCTTGAGCAGGCGGGCATCGATGGTGGTGCGCAAGCCACGCAGCGTGGCCGCCTGTTGCTTGCCGCGGCCTTCGGCCAGGGCTTCGGCGAAGTTCGCGAACAGCACCGTGAACCACAGCCACACGCTGATCGCCAGGATGAACCCGGCGGGCGCCTCGGCCTGGCCGCGCAGGGCCATGATCCACAGCACCGTGGTCAGGATGCTGCCCACGTAGACCACGAACATCACGGGATTCTTCAACTGCGCGGCGGGCGAGAGTTTGCGCAGACTGTCCAGCACGGCGGGGCCGACCAGGGCGCGTGACCACATGCCGAACTGGCGTTCATGGGCGCTGCTAGCCGCGGCGCGGGCGGCGCCGCCGCCGGCGCCAGTAGTAGAGGTTTCAATCTTGGCCATTTTCATTCCTAGCCTTTCAATTGCAGGTGTTCCGCGACCGGACCCAGAGCGAGCGCGGGCACGTATGTCAGGGCGCCTACCAGCAGCACCGCACCGATCAGCAGCACCACGAAGAGGGGGCCGGTGGTGGGCATGCTGCCGGGGCCGGCGGGATGCCGGCGCTTGGCGGCCAGCGAACCCGCCATCGCCAGGATGGCGACGATGATGGC encodes:
- a CDS encoding sensor histidine kinase, with amino-acid sequence MADIAGERPDPDALLKTLDDAARQAVRGKLRVYFGSSAGVGKTYAMLVAARAQAAQGVEVLAGIVETHGRRETATLLEGLPVLPLQDVPYRSHVLKEFDLDGALARHPDLVLVDELAHSNAPGSRHAKRWQDIQELLAAGIDVWTTLNVQHLDSLNEAVGSITGVRVWETVPDEVFDAADEVILVDLSADELLRRLKEGKVYLPEQARHATRNFFRKGNLIALRELALRRTADHVDDDVQAYRRDRAIEPVWRTREAVVACIGPDVDAEYVIRSAHRLSQQLECDLHVVTIDTPRAAPPPQAEQERIQRSLALADALGARSETLAGGDMVDAVVRYVRRHNITKAIIGRTRASGLQRLRLSLSAVLTAAISPGWLWRRHSFADMLAAGCPEIDIIRLGAPPLPAAAAPGRDPLTLGQRARLGADERNPRPLAGYAWALCYCAAATALSALAFPALHQTNIVMLFLLAVVAVALRHGRGPAALASVISVGLFDFFFVQPLASFAVSDVQYLLTFGVLLSVGLLIGQLTAGLRLQAQASVKREADARSLYEFARELSSALLPEQIVTLAGAFVHATFGSRCALYILGMDDRLKLASPAADDMPPLESALAQWVYDHGQPAGAGTATLSNSELLYLPLKAPMRTRGVLALAAPRRSLFSNPDSRRQIEAYATLIAIALERLHYVEVAQQALVSMESEKLRNSLLAAVSHDLRTPLTSLVGMTDTLMRQQAALPPGIHDTIRAMRDQAQRMHALVVNLLDMARLQNRDTPLRLEWQSIEELVGASLAAMREPLAAHRVAVDSLSQLPLVECDGVLIERVLCNLLENAAKYTPAGSTLRVHADVHEGELRVAVSDNGPGVPPGAERRIFEKFTRGDRESATPGVGLGLAVCEAIIAAHHGKIWVEHAPGQESGAQFVFTLPLGTPPPIQSETP
- the kdpC gene encoding potassium-transporting ATPase subunit KdpC, which translates into the protein MKNFATLPRQGGILRPALVVFAALSLVTGLAYPFLTTGIAAAVFPHEAAGSLIKQGERVVGSELIGQSFSSPGYFWGRPSATAPMPYNGAGSGGSNLGPRNPALADAIQARIAALKAADPANPVPVPVDLVTASGSGLDPHISPAAAAYQAERVARARNLPRAQVDALIQAHTERPWLGVLGDAAVNVLTLNLALDQLRPAR
- the kdpB gene encoding potassium-transporting ATPase subunit KdpB, coding for MAKIETSTTGAGGGAARAAASSAHERQFGMWSRALVGPAVLDSLRKLSPAAQLKNPVMFVVYVGSILTTVLWIMALRGQAEAPAGFILAISVWLWFTVLFANFAEALAEGRGKQQAATLRGLRTTIDARLLKGFRDVDASTAQPGEWRSRTVSQPSGLLRRGDVVLVEAGETIPGDGQVIAGVASVDESAITGESAPVIRESGGDFSSVTGGTRVLSDWIFVRIAADPGESFLDRMISMVEGAKRQKTPNELALTILLVGLTVVFLLVVVTLMPFSIYAVNAAGGGSAVTVTVLVALLVCLIPTTIGGLLSAIGVAGMSRMMGANVIATSGRAVEAAGDVDVLLLDKTGTITFGNRQASTFLPAPGVSARELADAARLASLADETPEGRSIVALADKSIHAPAPAMAHAEFVPFTAQSRMSGVNLNGRMIRKGAVDAVQAWLAAQDATVPEQALRLAEDVARRGSTPLMVSDGNRALGVVELKDIVKPDIQSRFAELRRMGIKTVMITGDNKLTAASIAAEAGVDDFLAEATPEAKLKLIRAYQAEGRLVAMTGDGTNDAPALAQADVAVAMNSGTQAAKEAGNMVDLDSNPTKLIEIVEIGKQMLMTRGALTTFSVANDVAKYFAIIPAAFATVYPQLNVLNIMGLATPASAILSAVIFNALIIVVLIPLALKGVRYRALGAAVLLRRNLLIYGLGGLLVPFAGIKLVDMVLAALGWA